Genomic window (Gasterosteus aculeatus chromosome 1, fGasAcu3.hap1.1, whole genome shotgun sequence):
aggtcCGCCTTTTGACACATTACCTTGTTAGTTTAATACGTATTGGctaaaaatgtgtgtcaaaatAAGTAATTTCATTGGTTACATTTTCGTGTATTGACTtatcaatacattttaatatttaaatgagccATGTGTTGATGCGCCGCAACACGTGCTCTTGCGCAGTTGGTACCACAGTAGGGTTGCCAACTCTCTCCCAACCCCAAATCAGGGACACTTCGcgggctgacgggggggggggggtgctagcGGTTGGCGGCCGGGCTGTGTATCATTTCACAGTGTAAAAGGACAAACTACTACTATATCTCACTGCTCATTTTAACAGATAGGACAGCTCTCACCTCACATGCTCCGCTCTGGTGCCGTCAGAATGTCATACAACTCAGTCCTGAGTTGATTagcataaaaaatattattagacCTATGTAATCTGAATTGGAAGGGCACGTTGTCATGAGCTGTatcttgtatatttttttttagctatgTGGTATGTGTATGCACCTTTATGTAATCTGGTGGAAAAACATAGTAAAATGTAAAACCGGATCATACCAAACAAATATCTGCTTGCATGCCCCTGTGTATGCAAAGTGTCCTCCTTTTTGACGTGAAGGAAATGGCCACCCTAGTTGAATGCATGAAATACTTTACGCTGCCTGTGAACATACTGTTTCTCTTTGCAGATAACTCATTTTCACATGTTGCCTGAGTGAGCTTCAGCCGTTGCTGTCCTTCAGAACAATTGCAAGTGATGCTTTCAACATGACCCTATTAGCAAACAATGTGAGTATTTTCAGTGATTAAAGCAAACTTTtagaaaataaactattttcaataaaacaaataggCACAAggtaaaaaaactttttttagtgtttttaaCACAGGAAAAATGATCAtatatgttgaatttatttcACTGTGTCTTTGCCCTATGATGTTTATTTGAGGTATTTTTAAGTCAAGTTccaatattacaaaataattaagaactgaaaaataaaggtgatgaaaaaacaatacatcGGATAAATTATGTCCTTGTGATATTCCATGTCTGCAGAGCTAATTTGATATTTGTCATGCCTCCCACACGACTGCTCGTACCCTGATGGGTGGTGGAAACGATGACCAAAACAACCAAAGCGGATGACACAGATGTGCATATAAAAGTATGCTCTTAACGAAGCTCAGAAAGTGGGGCGTGCAGATATGGGGGCATTTCTAGACACATTTTGTTTCTTGTCTCTCTACTTGATCTTGATTTGGTTGTCTTTCGCCTTTCTAACATCAGAGTCTTCGTCTCTTTTCTCATCTTGTAAATTAAGGAGACGGTTTCATCTTAATGGGATGCACATGCCTGGTGATGTGGTTTTGGGCGGCCTATTTGAGGTCCACTACACCTCTGTCTTCCCTGAGCTGTTGTTCACCTCAGAACCGAATCAGCTCAGCTGCCAAGGGTAAGTGTCCAACTCTTGTAGCAGGCAATGGCCAACGATAGATAATGAATTGCTTTTTTAGTCGTTAACCATGTCATTTTACATATTAGCTTTGACACTGCAGAGTTCAGGCATGCCATGACCATGGCCTTTGCCATCGACgagatcaacaaaaaaaacaatctgctaCCTAATGTGACGCTCGGATACAGTCTTTATGACAACTGTGCCACACTCGTAGTTGGATTCAGTGCTGCGTTGTTGCTGGCCAGTGGTCAAGAGGAGCAGTTTCTACTTCCAGAGAAATGTTTTGGGACCACTCCAGTCCTAGGCATTGTCGGTGATTCCTTCTCTACATTTTCCATCGCCACCTCTGATGTGATAGGTTTATTTAATATGCCAATTGTAAGTTCACCTTCTTTGGTCTTGCTGTAGCTGAGATTTGGATTTGCTATATTtttcattgtatttatttagaaaataaagatgATAGGTGGGGTGATTTCTCAGCTACAGCCAATCCAACCAGCTTTGCAAGCATTTTTATATAAATTACTTAGTAATTATTTACATGTTTCTGCTAATTTGCTTGGGAAGTAAAACCTGCATGaataatatatgttttttttttataggtgaGTTATTTTGCCACATGCTCCTGCTTGAGTGATAGGAAAAGGTTTCCATCCTTCTTCAGAACGATCCCAAGTGATGCTTTCCAGGTGAAACTCTGgtctacaaataaaaaatgaaaaatgtgtttcagatgACGTGTAACtgacttttaaaacaaaagatcaaCTAACTGTAATTTTACATAATTGGGCATGTTTAATGCTTATTTAAAACGCTGCACTAATCCCTCTACTCTCTATTCAATAAGGTGCGTGCTATGATTAAGATTCTGAAACACTTTGGCTGGACTTGGGCTGGTCTGCTGGTCAGTGATGATGACTACGGACTCCATGTCGCCCAAACCTTCCAATCCAACCTGGCTCAATCTGGTGGAGGTTGCCTGGCTTACTCAGAGGTTTTGCCCTGGGGTGAACACCCTGCTGAACTAAAAAGGATTGTGGAAATAATGAAGAAATCAACAGCTCGTGTGGTCATTGTGTTTGCGCATCAGATCCACATGATTCAACTCATAGAAGAGGTATTTAATCTTCTCAACCTGGTCTCACTCCCAACTCGTCAAACACTCTCACTTGATCAGTGCCCCTCTACACCTGACTCCGATTCATGTAGGCAGCCTTTAGCGCATCGAACCAAGCTCTCAACTCACCTCAGTTTCAGACGATCAAAGCAACCAATGTAGTGTAACCTAGCGATTTGATTCATGCAACCCACAGGTGGTTAGGGAGAATGTCACTGGCATTCAGTGGATGGCCAGCGAAGCCTGGTCAGCAGCtgctgtgctccaaaccccgcGCCTTATGCCCTACTTGAGTGGCACTCTGGGCGTTGCCATCCGCCGAGGAGAAATACCAGGTTTAAGGGACTTCCTGTTACAAATACAGCCCGATCtacaacacaacaacagctATGGAAATAGTATGGTGAGTTCAACCCTGCAATCTGATCTAATACCATTAAAGTATATTATCCTAATTAGTGACAGTctgttttgaaaatattttcagGTGAATCAGTTTTGGGAATACACATTTCAGTGTAGATTTGCACCACCTCATGCAGGTTGGGTGGAGGCCGGGGGATCACTGTGCACTGGACAGGAAGATCTAGAGAGTGTGGGGACTGAGTTCTTGGATGTTTCTGATCTCAGGCCTGAGTACAACATTTACAAGGCGGTGTACGCCCTGGCGTATGCCCTCGACGACACGCTGCAGGGCGAGCCAGGGAGACGGCCTTTCAGCGGACAAAGCTGTGACACTTTGAAAACATTGGAGCCATGGCAGGTATGGTATCAAATAACAATCAAGCTGTTCAGTTCAGACGCTGCAGACGCTTTTGAAGTGTTACTGAAATGTATTCTGTGAAAAGCACGAATGATGAACCAGGCCCGTACCATCTGTTTGATTCTCCTGATGGTCTTTGAGACAAAGTCCTCCCAGAAGCCCACAATTTGATCCACAATTCATCACACAGAATATCTGCAAACTCAAcaacatctgtttttattgGAGTTTTTATTGTTCATCATTTACAGCTTCTGCATTACCTGGAAAAGGTGAACTTCACCACATCATTTGGTGATCAAGTTTCCTTTGATGAGAATGGTGACGCTCTACCAATATACGACATCATGAACTGGCTGTGGCTCCCCGATGGAAGGACTAAAGTTCAGAGTGTGGGGTTTGTCAAGAAGTTAGCCTCCAAAGCCGAAGAGCTTACACTTGACGATGACAAAATCTTCTGGAACTTTGATTCCAAACAGGTTACGCCTTTCTATTACAGTTTTTAATTGTACGTTTGTATTGTATGAAACACAATAGACGGATTCAAAGACGGCAAAATAACTGTGAAAAAAACTTACATTCCCTTCAGTTACCCCTGTCAGTGTGCAGTGAGAGCTGTCCTCCGGGTACCCGAATGCTCAGAAGAAAGCGGCAgcctttttgctgttttgactgTGTAGCATGCTCTGAGGGAAAGTTCAGCAATAACACAGGCTGGTACAATTATACAATGTTTTGTAAAATGATTGAATAAAATGATTGAATATGAATTTGTAGTCGTGAATTAGTGTTCACTGTTGGGAGACAAAAACGTCCTTTATGCTCTGTTCCCGTGTTTTTCTATAGACTCCATGGAGTGCATCAGTTGTCCAGAGGACTTCTGGTCCAATGCCCAGCGGGACCACTGTGTTCCTAAGAAAACAGAGTTCCTCTCCTACCATG
Coding sequences:
- the LOC120829193 gene encoding extracellular calcium-sensing receptor-like; amino-acid sequence: MHMPGDVVLGGLFEVHYTSVFPELLFTSEPNQLSCQGFDTAEFRHAMTMAFAIDEINKKNNLLPNVTLGYSLYDNCATLVVGFSAALLLASGQEEQFLLPEKCFGTTPVLGIVGDSFSTFSIATSDVIGLFNMPIVSYFATCSCLSDRKRFPSFFRTIPSDAFQVRAMIKILKHFGWTWAGLLVSDDDYGLHVAQTFQSNLAQSGGGCLAYSEVLPWGEHPAELKRIVEIMKKSTARVVIVFAHQIHMIQLIEEVVRENVTGIQWMASEAWSAAAVLQTPRLMPYLSGTLGVAIRRGEIPGLRDFLLQIQPDLQHNNSYGNSMVNQFWEYTFQCRFAPPHAGWVEAGGSLCTGQEDLESVGTEFLDVSDLRPEYNIYKAVYALAYALDDTLQGEPGRRPFSGQSCDTLKTLEPWQLLHYLEKVNFTTSFGDQVSFDENGDALPIYDIMNWLWLPDGRTKVQSVGFVKKLASKAEELTLDDDKIFWNFDSKQLPLSVCSESCPPGTRMLRRKRQPFCCFDCVACSEGKFSNNTDSMECISCPEDFWSNAQRDHCVPKKTEFLSYHEPLGICLTTTSLLGTFICAVVLGIFTYHRSTPIVRANNSELSFLLLLSLKSCFLCSLLFIGRPRLWTCQLRHAAFGISFVLCVSCILVKTMVVLAVFKASKPGGGDSLKMFGAAQQRGTVVVLTSIQAAICTAWIVSASPAPHKNTQYHKDKIVYECVVGSTVGFAVLLGYIGLLAILSFMLAFLARNLPDNFNEAKLITFSLLIFCAVWIAFVPAYVNSPGKYADAVEVFAILASSFGLLLALFGPKCYVILLRPERNTKKAIIRQGECIK